A window from Culex pipiens pallens isolate TS chromosome 3, TS_CPP_V2, whole genome shotgun sequence encodes these proteins:
- the LOC120431184 gene encoding deoxyribonuclease TATDN1, with product CGTIFDCDPALEIANRDERLFMTVGCHPTRCGEFEADPDGYFISLCNKIDENKEKVVAIGECGLDYDRTNFCEKDVQKKYFEQQLNLAKKYDLPLFLHCRSAHEDFLEILSRNLDKIPKRGVVHTFDGTAEDARKLIELGFYVGINGCSLKTEENLQVVAGIPDDRIMVETDSPWCEIRPSHAGSKHVQTKLPAVKKKEKWDKDMLIAGRCEPVMIRQVLEVLACVKNKPIEDLAQQYYENTLKMFFPKEINQ from the exons TGCGGAACGATTTTTGACTGCGATCCGGCGCTTGAGATTGCGAATCGGGATG agCGTCTCTTCATGACCGTCGGGTGCCACCCGACGCGTTGCGGAGAGTTCGAGGCCGATCCGGACGGATATTTCATCTCGCTGTGCAATAAAATCGACGAGAACAAGGAGAAGGTCGTGGCGATTGGCGAGTGTGGCTTGGATTACGACCGGACTAATTTCTGCGAAAAGGACGTCCAGAAGAAGTATTTTGAGCAGCAGTTGAACCTGGCGAAGAAGTACGATCTGCCGCTGTTCCTGCACTGTCGGAGTGCGCACGAGGACTTTTTGGAGATCTTGAGTAGAAATTTGGACAAAATTCCGAAACGTGGCGTGGTGCACACGTTCGACGGGACGGCCGAGGACGCGCGGAAGTTGATCGAGCTGGGATTCTATGTGGGCATCAACGGCTGCTCGCTCAAGACGGAGGAGAATCTGCAGGTCGTGGCCGGAATCCCGGACGATCGGATTATGGTCGAGACGGACAGTCCGTGGTGTGAGATCCGGCCGTCGCACGCCGGCTCGAAGCACGTCCAAACGAAGCTGCCCGCGGTCAAGAAGAAGGAAAAGTGGGACAAGGACATGCTGATCGCTGGCCGGTGCGAACCCGTCATGATTCG CCAAGTTTTGGAGGTTCTTGCCTGCGTCAAAAATAAACCGATTGAGGATTTAGCTCAACAATATTACGAAAATACGTTGAAAATGTTCTTCCCGAAGGAAATAAATCAGTAA
- the LOC120431185 gene encoding uncharacterized protein LOC120431185 — translation MTSPAAIKREYYQTDTAVTVTVLLKNATEKNYAVAFAPDKVELTADGIEPIVLNLWAAINVERSSHKAYPSKVEIKLAKLEGHRWEDLEKKVTEVAIPLPPKKTHHDWDKISKDIEKAEAEEKPEGEAAVQDLFRKIYADANEDTKKAMMKSFYESGGTVLSTNWQEVGAKPVEVKPPDGCEFKKWD, via the exons ATGACCAGCCCCGCCGCCATCAAACGAGAATATTACCAGACGGACACGGCGGTGACCGTGACGGTGCTGCTGAAGAATGCCACCGAAAAGAACTATGCCGTCGCGTTCGCCCCGGACAAGGTCGAGCTGACTGCCGACGGAATCGAGCCCATTGTTCTGAACCTGTGGGCCGCCATCAACGTGGAACGCAGCTCGCACAAAGCCTACCCCAGCAAGGTCGAAATCAAGCTCGCCAAGCTGGAGGGCCACCGCTGGGAGGACCTGGAGAAGAAGGTCACGGAAGTGGCCATTCCGTTGCCGCCAAAGAAGACGCACCACGACTGGGACAAGATCTCGAAGGACATTGAGAAGGCCGAGGCGGAGGAGAAGCCAGAG GGGGAAGCGGCCGTGCAGGATCTGTTCCGGAAGATTTACGCCGATGCCAACGAGGACACGAAGAAGGCCATGATGAAGTCCTTCTACGAGTCGGGCGGCACCGTGCTGAGCACCAACTGGCAGGAGGTTGGTGCTAAGCCCGTCGAGGTCAAGCCGCCAGATGGTTGCGAGTTCAAGAAGTGGGACTAA